A window of the Cuculus canorus isolate bCucCan1 chromosome 3, bCucCan1.pri, whole genome shotgun sequence genome harbors these coding sequences:
- the POMC gene encoding pro-opiomelanocortin, whose product MPSALWSSLPVVLGLLLWHLTSASSPCWESSKCQDLASEANILACAAACRADLSAEAPVYPGNGHLQPLSESIRKYVMSHFRWNKFGRRNSSSGGGHKREEAAGGNPPVTSLSTAPPFSHEKEKGTQLEREEGKRSYSMEHFRWGKPVGRKRRPIKVYPNGVEEESAESYPLEFRRELALDGIAAPPEEEKEEEKEEEKEGQEEKKVAGGSYHMSHFRWHVPLKDKRYGGFMTSEHNQTPLVTLFKNTIIKSAYKKGQ is encoded by the exons ATGCCAAGCGCACTGTGGAGCAGCCTGCCCgtggtgctggggctgctgctctggcacctCACCAGCGCCAGCAGCCCGtgctgggaaagcagcaaaTGCCAAGACCTTGCCAGTGAGGCCAACATTTTG GCGTGTGCTGCAGCATGCAGGGCCGACCTGTCAGCCGAGGCGCCCGTCTATCCAGGGAATGGGCACCTCCAACCCCTCTCTGAGAGCATCCGCAAGTACGTCATGAGCCACTTTCGCTGGAACAAGTTTGGCCGGAGGAATAGCAGCAGCGGTGGGGGACACAAACGGGAGGAGGCAGCGGGGGGCAACCCACCAGTGACATCACTGTCCACTGCCCCACCGTTCAGTCAcgagaaagagaaaggaaccCAGCTGGAACGAGAGGAAGGTAAACGCTCCTACTCCATGGAGCACTTCCGCTGGGGAAAGCCAGTGGGACGCAAGAGGAGACCCATCAAGGTCTACCCCAATGGGGTGGAGGAAGAGTCAGCCGAGAGCTACCCGCTGGAGTTCAGGAGGGAGCTGGCACTTGATGGCATTGCAGCACCGCCcgaggaggagaaggaggaggagaaggaagaggagaaggaaggtcAGGAAGAGAAGAAGGTGGCTGGTGGCTCCTACCACATGAGCCATTTCCGTTGGCATGTGCCGTTGAAGGACAAGCGCTACGGGGGCTTCATGACCTCAGAGCACAACCAGACCCCTCTAGTGACTCTCTTCAAGAACACCATCATCAAAAGCGCTTACAAAAAGGGGCAGTGA
- the EFR3B gene encoding protein EFR3 homolog B isoform X4 yields the protein MEKLTFYALSAPEKLDRIGAYLSERLIRDVSRHRYGYVCIAMEALDQLLMACHCQSINLFVESFLKMVAKLLESEKPNLQILGTNSFVKFANIEEDTPSYHRSYDFFVSRFSEMCHSSHDDLDIRTKIRMSGIKGLQGVVRKTVNDELQANIWDPQHMDKIVPSLLFNLQNVEEAESRSPSPLQATEKEKESPTELAERCLRELLGRAAYGNIKNAIKPVLIHLDNHSLWEPKVFATCCFRIIMYSIQPQHSHLVIQQLLGHLDANSKSAATVRAGIVEVLSEAAVIAASGSVGPTVLEVFNTLLRQLRLSIDYALTGSYDCATGVSTKIIKEHEERMFQEAVIKTIGSFAGTLPTYQQSEVMVFIMNKVPLPSSQQSIEAGKDGENRNRLTQIMLLKSLLQVSVGFQCSNMLTALPSAFLDRLLSAALMEDPEIRLFVLEILISFIDRHGNRQKFSTITTISDISVLKLKVDKCSRQDTVFMKKHGQQLYRHIYLICKEENNVQAHYEALYSMLMLISIELANEEVVVDLIRLVLAVQEIAQINEDNLTAYNRCALFALGAAYLNLISQLITVPTFCQHIHEVIQTRQKEAPYLLPEDVFVERPRLSKSLDRLGPEVFFWQSKISEVLGGSGYNADRLSTPYIPQLTDEDRLSKRKSIGETISLQVEVESRNSPEREQRAPVEEITYETLKKAIVDSVAVEEQERERRRQVVEKFQKAPFEEIAAHCGARATLLQSKLNQIFEITIRPPPSPSGTITAAYGQPQNHSIPVYEMKFPDLCVY from the exons ATGGAGAAGCTGACATTTTATGCTCTGTCTGCCCCAGAGAAGCTGGATCGCATCGGTGCCTACCTCTCCGAGCGACTCATCCGAGACGTGAGCCGGCATCGATATGG gtATGTGTGCATTGCCATGGAAGCCCTGGACCAGCTCCTCATGGCCTGTCACTGCCAGAGCATCAACCTCTTTGTGGAGAGCTTCCTGAAGATGGTGGCAAAGCTGCTGGAGTCCGAGAAGCCCAACCTGCAGATCCTAGGGACCAACTCG tTTGTGAAGTTTGCCAACATCGAGGAGGACACCCCATCCTATCATCGCAGCTATGACTTCTTTGTCTCCCGCTTCAGTGAGATGTGTCACTCCAGCCACGATGACTTGGACATCCGGACAAA GATCCGGATGTCCGGCATCAAAGGCCTGCAAGGTGTGGTGAGGAAGACAGTGAACGATGAACTCCAAGCCAACATCTGGGACCCACAGCACATGGATAAAATCGTGCCCTCATTGCTCTTCAACTTACAGAATGTGGAGGAGGCTGAAAG CCGCTCCCCCTCTCCGCTGCAAGCCactgagaaggagaaggagagtcCTACAGAGCTAGCGGAGAGGTGTCTGCGGGAGCTGCTGGGCCGAGCGGCGTACGGCAACATCAAGAACGCCATCAAACCCGTCCTCAT CCATCTGGATAACCACTCGCTCTGGGAGCCAAAGGTCTTTGCCACTTGCTGCTTCAGGATCATCATGTACTCAATCCAG ccaCAGCACTCGCATCTTGTgatccagcagctcctgggtcACTTGGATGCCAATAGCAAGAGCGCAGCCACTGTGCGTGCAGGCATTGTGGAGGTCCTGTCAGAGGCAGCGGTGATCGCAGCCTCTGGATCTGTTG GCCCCACGgtgctggaggtgtttaacaCCCTGCTGAGGCAACTGCGGCTCAGCATCGACTACGCGCTGACGGGAAGCTACGACTGCGCCACTGGTGTCAGCACCAAGATCATCAAGGAGCATGAGGAGAGGATGTTCCAGGAGGCTGTCATTAAAACCATTG GGTCCTTTGCGGGCACGCTGCCCACCTACCAGCAGTCTGAGGTGATGGTCTTCATCATGAACAAGGTGCCACTGCCCTCCTCGCAGCAGTCCATCGAGGCTGGCAAAGATGG GGAGAACCGGAATCGTCTGACACAGATAATGCTCCTGAAGTCCCTCCTCCAG GTCTCTGTGGGCTTCCAGTGCAGTAACATGCTTACGGCACTTCCCAGCGCCTTCCTGGAcaggctgctctctgcagccctCATGGAAGATCCTGAGATCCGCCTCTTTGTCCTGGAGATCCTCATCAGCTTCATCGATCGCCATGGGAACCGGCAGAAATTCTCCACCATCAC CACCATCAGCGACATCTCAGTCCTGAAGCTGAAAGTGGACAAATGCTCACGCCAAGATACTGTCTTCATGAAGAAG catggccagcagctGTACCGGCACATCTACCTGATATGCAAGGAGGAGAATAATGTGCAGGCTCACTATGAGGCTCTCTACAGCATGCTGATGCTCATCAGCATCGAGCTGGCTAACGAGGAGGTCGTGGTGGACCTCATCCGCCTGGTGCTGGCAGTACAG GAGATTGCCCAGATCAACGAGGATAACTTGACAGCGTACAACCGCTGCGCGCTCTTTGCCCTCGGCGCAGCTTATCTGAACCTCATCAGCCAGCTCATCACCGTGCCCACCTTCTGCCAGCACATCCATGAG GTCATCCAGACGCGACAGAAGGAAGCTCCCTATCTGCTCCCTGAAGATGTGTTTGTGGAGAGGCCCAG GTTGAGCAAGAGCCTTGACCGCCTGGGCCCAGAAGTCTTCTTCTGGCAAAGCAAGATCAGTGAGGTGCTGGGTGGCAGCGGATACAACGCGGACCGGCTCAGCACACCCTACATCCCCCAGCTGACAG atGAAGACCGCTTGTCCAAGAGGAAGAGTATCGGTGAGACCATTTCACTGCAGGTCGAAGTGGAGTCGAGGAACAGTCCTGAGCGCGAGCAG AGAGCGCCAGTGGAAGAGATCACGTACGAGACGCTGAAGAAAGCAATAG tAGACAGTGTCGctgtggaggagcaggagcgAGAGCGGAGGCGCCAAGTGGTGGAGAAATTTCAGAAAGCCCCCTTCGAGGAGATCGCTGCCCACTGTGGTGCCCGG GCGACACTGCTACAGAGCAAGCTCAACCAGATCTTTGAGATCACCATACG GCCACCACCAAGCCCCTCTGGCACCATCACAGCCGCCTATGGCCAGCCCCAAAACCACTCCATCCCGGTGTATGAGATGAAGTTCCCGGATCTCTGTGTGTACTGA
- the EFR3B gene encoding protein EFR3 homolog B isoform X2 — protein sequence MALTTWALGPALRFCVAGPACSWEMLHVAGAGVCGCCGALRPRYKRLVDNIFPEDPEDGLVKTNMEKLTFYALSAPEKLDRIGAYLSERLIRDVSRHRYGYVCIAMEALDQLLMACHCQSINLFVESFLKMVAKLLESEKPNLQILGTNSFVKFANIEEDTPSYHRSYDFFVSRFSEMCHSSHDDLDIRTKIRMSGIKGLQGVVRKTVNDELQANIWDPQHMDKIVPSLLFNLQNVEEAESRSPSPLQATEKEKESPTELAERCLRELLGRAAYGNIKNAIKPVLIHLDNHSLWEPKVFATCCFRIIMYSIQPQHSHLVIQQLLGHLDANSKSAATVRAGIVEVLSEAAVIAASGSVGPTVLEVFNTLLRQLRLSIDYALTGSYDCATGVSTKIIKEHEERMFQEAVIKTIGSFAGTLPTYQQSEVMVFIMNKVPLPSSQQSIEAGKDGENRNRLTQIMLLKSLLQVSVGFQCSNMLTALPSAFLDRLLSAALMEDPEIRLFVLEILISFIDRHGNRQKFSTITTISDISVLKLKVDKCSRQDTVFMKKHGQQLYRHIYLICKEENNVQAHYEALYSMLMLISIELANEEVVVDLIRLVLAVQEIAQINEDNLTAYNRCALFALGAAYLNLISQLITVPTFCQHIHEVIQTRQKEAPYLLPEDVFVERPRLSKSLDRLGPEVFFWQSKISEVLGGSGYNADRLSTPYIPQLTDEDRLSKRKSIGETISLQVEVESRNSPEREQRAPVEEITYETLKKAIDSVAVEEQERERRRQVVEKFQKAPFEEIAAHCGARATLLQSKLNQIFEITIRPPPSPSGTITAAYGQPQNHSIPVYEMKFPDLCVY from the exons ATGGCTTTGACTACGTGGGCTCTTGGCCCCGCGTTGCGGTTCTGTGTCGCCggccctgcctgctcctgggAGATGCTGCACGTGGCCGGAGCAG GTGTGTGTGGCTGCTGCGGTGCCCTGCGTCCTCGTTACAAAAGACTCGTTGACAACATCTTCCCTGAGGACCCAGAG GATGGGCTGGTGAAAACCAACATGGAGAAGCTGACATTTTATGCTCTGTCTGCCCCAGAGAAGCTGGATCGCATCGGTGCCTACCTCTCCGAGCGACTCATCCGAGACGTGAGCCGGCATCGATATGG gtATGTGTGCATTGCCATGGAAGCCCTGGACCAGCTCCTCATGGCCTGTCACTGCCAGAGCATCAACCTCTTTGTGGAGAGCTTCCTGAAGATGGTGGCAAAGCTGCTGGAGTCCGAGAAGCCCAACCTGCAGATCCTAGGGACCAACTCG tTTGTGAAGTTTGCCAACATCGAGGAGGACACCCCATCCTATCATCGCAGCTATGACTTCTTTGTCTCCCGCTTCAGTGAGATGTGTCACTCCAGCCACGATGACTTGGACATCCGGACAAA GATCCGGATGTCCGGCATCAAAGGCCTGCAAGGTGTGGTGAGGAAGACAGTGAACGATGAACTCCAAGCCAACATCTGGGACCCACAGCACATGGATAAAATCGTGCCCTCATTGCTCTTCAACTTACAGAATGTGGAGGAGGCTGAAAG CCGCTCCCCCTCTCCGCTGCAAGCCactgagaaggagaaggagagtcCTACAGAGCTAGCGGAGAGGTGTCTGCGGGAGCTGCTGGGCCGAGCGGCGTACGGCAACATCAAGAACGCCATCAAACCCGTCCTCAT CCATCTGGATAACCACTCGCTCTGGGAGCCAAAGGTCTTTGCCACTTGCTGCTTCAGGATCATCATGTACTCAATCCAG ccaCAGCACTCGCATCTTGTgatccagcagctcctgggtcACTTGGATGCCAATAGCAAGAGCGCAGCCACTGTGCGTGCAGGCATTGTGGAGGTCCTGTCAGAGGCAGCGGTGATCGCAGCCTCTGGATCTGTTG GCCCCACGgtgctggaggtgtttaacaCCCTGCTGAGGCAACTGCGGCTCAGCATCGACTACGCGCTGACGGGAAGCTACGACTGCGCCACTGGTGTCAGCACCAAGATCATCAAGGAGCATGAGGAGAGGATGTTCCAGGAGGCTGTCATTAAAACCATTG GGTCCTTTGCGGGCACGCTGCCCACCTACCAGCAGTCTGAGGTGATGGTCTTCATCATGAACAAGGTGCCACTGCCCTCCTCGCAGCAGTCCATCGAGGCTGGCAAAGATGG GGAGAACCGGAATCGTCTGACACAGATAATGCTCCTGAAGTCCCTCCTCCAG GTCTCTGTGGGCTTCCAGTGCAGTAACATGCTTACGGCACTTCCCAGCGCCTTCCTGGAcaggctgctctctgcagccctCATGGAAGATCCTGAGATCCGCCTCTTTGTCCTGGAGATCCTCATCAGCTTCATCGATCGCCATGGGAACCGGCAGAAATTCTCCACCATCAC CACCATCAGCGACATCTCAGTCCTGAAGCTGAAAGTGGACAAATGCTCACGCCAAGATACTGTCTTCATGAAGAAG catggccagcagctGTACCGGCACATCTACCTGATATGCAAGGAGGAGAATAATGTGCAGGCTCACTATGAGGCTCTCTACAGCATGCTGATGCTCATCAGCATCGAGCTGGCTAACGAGGAGGTCGTGGTGGACCTCATCCGCCTGGTGCTGGCAGTACAG GAGATTGCCCAGATCAACGAGGATAACTTGACAGCGTACAACCGCTGCGCGCTCTTTGCCCTCGGCGCAGCTTATCTGAACCTCATCAGCCAGCTCATCACCGTGCCCACCTTCTGCCAGCACATCCATGAG GTCATCCAGACGCGACAGAAGGAAGCTCCCTATCTGCTCCCTGAAGATGTGTTTGTGGAGAGGCCCAG GTTGAGCAAGAGCCTTGACCGCCTGGGCCCAGAAGTCTTCTTCTGGCAAAGCAAGATCAGTGAGGTGCTGGGTGGCAGCGGATACAACGCGGACCGGCTCAGCACACCCTACATCCCCCAGCTGACAG atGAAGACCGCTTGTCCAAGAGGAAGAGTATCGGTGAGACCATTTCACTGCAGGTCGAAGTGGAGTCGAGGAACAGTCCTGAGCGCGAGCAG AGAGCGCCAGTGGAAGAGATCACGTACGAGACGCTGAAGAAAGCAATAG ACAGTGTCGctgtggaggagcaggagcgAGAGCGGAGGCGCCAAGTGGTGGAGAAATTTCAGAAAGCCCCCTTCGAGGAGATCGCTGCCCACTGTGGTGCCCGG GCGACACTGCTACAGAGCAAGCTCAACCAGATCTTTGAGATCACCATACG GCCACCACCAAGCCCCTCTGGCACCATCACAGCCGCCTATGGCCAGCCCCAAAACCACTCCATCCCGGTGTATGAGATGAAGTTCCCGGATCTCTGTGTGTACTGA
- the EFR3B gene encoding protein EFR3 homolog B isoform X3, giving the protein MYGVCGCCGALRPRYKRLVDNIFPEDPEDGLVKTNMEKLTFYALSAPEKLDRIGAYLSERLIRDVSRHRYGYVCIAMEALDQLLMACHCQSINLFVESFLKMVAKLLESEKPNLQILGTNSFVKFANIEEDTPSYHRSYDFFVSRFSEMCHSSHDDLDIRTKIRMSGIKGLQGVVRKTVNDELQANIWDPQHMDKIVPSLLFNLQNVEEAESRSPSPLQATEKEKESPTELAERCLRELLGRAAYGNIKNAIKPVLIHLDNHSLWEPKVFATCCFRIIMYSIQPQHSHLVIQQLLGHLDANSKSAATVRAGIVEVLSEAAVIAASGSVGPTVLEVFNTLLRQLRLSIDYALTGSYDCATGVSTKIIKEHEERMFQEAVIKTIGSFAGTLPTYQQSEVMVFIMNKVPLPSSQQSIEAGKDGENRNRLTQIMLLKSLLQVSVGFQCSNMLTALPSAFLDRLLSAALMEDPEIRLFVLEILISFIDRHGNRQKFSTITTISDISVLKLKVDKCSRQDTVFMKKHGQQLYRHIYLICKEENNVQAHYEALYSMLMLISIELANEEVVVDLIRLVLAVQEIAQINEDNLTAYNRCALFALGAAYLNLISQLITVPTFCQHIHEVIQTRQKEAPYLLPEDVFVERPRLSKSLDRLGPEVFFWQSKISEVLGGSGYNADRLSTPYIPQLTDEDRLSKRKSIGETISLQVEVESRNSPEREQRAPVEEITYETLKKAIVDSVAVEEQERERRRQVVEKFQKAPFEEIAAHCGARATLLQSKLNQIFEITIRPPPSPSGTITAAYGQPQNHSIPVYEMKFPDLCVY; this is encoded by the exons GTGTGTGTGGCTGCTGCGGTGCCCTGCGTCCTCGTTACAAAAGACTCGTTGACAACATCTTCCCTGAGGACCCAGAG GATGGGCTGGTGAAAACCAACATGGAGAAGCTGACATTTTATGCTCTGTCTGCCCCAGAGAAGCTGGATCGCATCGGTGCCTACCTCTCCGAGCGACTCATCCGAGACGTGAGCCGGCATCGATATGG gtATGTGTGCATTGCCATGGAAGCCCTGGACCAGCTCCTCATGGCCTGTCACTGCCAGAGCATCAACCTCTTTGTGGAGAGCTTCCTGAAGATGGTGGCAAAGCTGCTGGAGTCCGAGAAGCCCAACCTGCAGATCCTAGGGACCAACTCG tTTGTGAAGTTTGCCAACATCGAGGAGGACACCCCATCCTATCATCGCAGCTATGACTTCTTTGTCTCCCGCTTCAGTGAGATGTGTCACTCCAGCCACGATGACTTGGACATCCGGACAAA GATCCGGATGTCCGGCATCAAAGGCCTGCAAGGTGTGGTGAGGAAGACAGTGAACGATGAACTCCAAGCCAACATCTGGGACCCACAGCACATGGATAAAATCGTGCCCTCATTGCTCTTCAACTTACAGAATGTGGAGGAGGCTGAAAG CCGCTCCCCCTCTCCGCTGCAAGCCactgagaaggagaaggagagtcCTACAGAGCTAGCGGAGAGGTGTCTGCGGGAGCTGCTGGGCCGAGCGGCGTACGGCAACATCAAGAACGCCATCAAACCCGTCCTCAT CCATCTGGATAACCACTCGCTCTGGGAGCCAAAGGTCTTTGCCACTTGCTGCTTCAGGATCATCATGTACTCAATCCAG ccaCAGCACTCGCATCTTGTgatccagcagctcctgggtcACTTGGATGCCAATAGCAAGAGCGCAGCCACTGTGCGTGCAGGCATTGTGGAGGTCCTGTCAGAGGCAGCGGTGATCGCAGCCTCTGGATCTGTTG GCCCCACGgtgctggaggtgtttaacaCCCTGCTGAGGCAACTGCGGCTCAGCATCGACTACGCGCTGACGGGAAGCTACGACTGCGCCACTGGTGTCAGCACCAAGATCATCAAGGAGCATGAGGAGAGGATGTTCCAGGAGGCTGTCATTAAAACCATTG GGTCCTTTGCGGGCACGCTGCCCACCTACCAGCAGTCTGAGGTGATGGTCTTCATCATGAACAAGGTGCCACTGCCCTCCTCGCAGCAGTCCATCGAGGCTGGCAAAGATGG GGAGAACCGGAATCGTCTGACACAGATAATGCTCCTGAAGTCCCTCCTCCAG GTCTCTGTGGGCTTCCAGTGCAGTAACATGCTTACGGCACTTCCCAGCGCCTTCCTGGAcaggctgctctctgcagccctCATGGAAGATCCTGAGATCCGCCTCTTTGTCCTGGAGATCCTCATCAGCTTCATCGATCGCCATGGGAACCGGCAGAAATTCTCCACCATCAC CACCATCAGCGACATCTCAGTCCTGAAGCTGAAAGTGGACAAATGCTCACGCCAAGATACTGTCTTCATGAAGAAG catggccagcagctGTACCGGCACATCTACCTGATATGCAAGGAGGAGAATAATGTGCAGGCTCACTATGAGGCTCTCTACAGCATGCTGATGCTCATCAGCATCGAGCTGGCTAACGAGGAGGTCGTGGTGGACCTCATCCGCCTGGTGCTGGCAGTACAG GAGATTGCCCAGATCAACGAGGATAACTTGACAGCGTACAACCGCTGCGCGCTCTTTGCCCTCGGCGCAGCTTATCTGAACCTCATCAGCCAGCTCATCACCGTGCCCACCTTCTGCCAGCACATCCATGAG GTCATCCAGACGCGACAGAAGGAAGCTCCCTATCTGCTCCCTGAAGATGTGTTTGTGGAGAGGCCCAG GTTGAGCAAGAGCCTTGACCGCCTGGGCCCAGAAGTCTTCTTCTGGCAAAGCAAGATCAGTGAGGTGCTGGGTGGCAGCGGATACAACGCGGACCGGCTCAGCACACCCTACATCCCCCAGCTGACAG atGAAGACCGCTTGTCCAAGAGGAAGAGTATCGGTGAGACCATTTCACTGCAGGTCGAAGTGGAGTCGAGGAACAGTCCTGAGCGCGAGCAG AGAGCGCCAGTGGAAGAGATCACGTACGAGACGCTGAAGAAAGCAATAG tAGACAGTGTCGctgtggaggagcaggagcgAGAGCGGAGGCGCCAAGTGGTGGAGAAATTTCAGAAAGCCCCCTTCGAGGAGATCGCTGCCCACTGTGGTGCCCGG GCGACACTGCTACAGAGCAAGCTCAACCAGATCTTTGAGATCACCATACG GCCACCACCAAGCCCCTCTGGCACCATCACAGCCGCCTATGGCCAGCCCCAAAACCACTCCATCCCGGTGTATGAGATGAAGTTCCCGGATCTCTGTGTGTACTGA
- the EFR3B gene encoding protein EFR3 homolog B isoform X1 — MALTTWALGPALRFCVAGPACSWEMLHVAGAGVCGCCGALRPRYKRLVDNIFPEDPEDGLVKTNMEKLTFYALSAPEKLDRIGAYLSERLIRDVSRHRYGYVCIAMEALDQLLMACHCQSINLFVESFLKMVAKLLESEKPNLQILGTNSFVKFANIEEDTPSYHRSYDFFVSRFSEMCHSSHDDLDIRTKIRMSGIKGLQGVVRKTVNDELQANIWDPQHMDKIVPSLLFNLQNVEEAESRSPSPLQATEKEKESPTELAERCLRELLGRAAYGNIKNAIKPVLIHLDNHSLWEPKVFATCCFRIIMYSIQPQHSHLVIQQLLGHLDANSKSAATVRAGIVEVLSEAAVIAASGSVGPTVLEVFNTLLRQLRLSIDYALTGSYDCATGVSTKIIKEHEERMFQEAVIKTIGSFAGTLPTYQQSEVMVFIMNKVPLPSSQQSIEAGKDGENRNRLTQIMLLKSLLQVSVGFQCSNMLTALPSAFLDRLLSAALMEDPEIRLFVLEILISFIDRHGNRQKFSTITTISDISVLKLKVDKCSRQDTVFMKKHGQQLYRHIYLICKEENNVQAHYEALYSMLMLISIELANEEVVVDLIRLVLAVQEIAQINEDNLTAYNRCALFALGAAYLNLISQLITVPTFCQHIHEVIQTRQKEAPYLLPEDVFVERPRLSKSLDRLGPEVFFWQSKISEVLGGSGYNADRLSTPYIPQLTDEDRLSKRKSIGETISLQVEVESRNSPEREQRAPVEEITYETLKKAIVDSVAVEEQERERRRQVVEKFQKAPFEEIAAHCGARATLLQSKLNQIFEITIRPPPSPSGTITAAYGQPQNHSIPVYEMKFPDLCVY; from the exons ATGGCTTTGACTACGTGGGCTCTTGGCCCCGCGTTGCGGTTCTGTGTCGCCggccctgcctgctcctgggAGATGCTGCACGTGGCCGGAGCAG GTGTGTGTGGCTGCTGCGGTGCCCTGCGTCCTCGTTACAAAAGACTCGTTGACAACATCTTCCCTGAGGACCCAGAG GATGGGCTGGTGAAAACCAACATGGAGAAGCTGACATTTTATGCTCTGTCTGCCCCAGAGAAGCTGGATCGCATCGGTGCCTACCTCTCCGAGCGACTCATCCGAGACGTGAGCCGGCATCGATATGG gtATGTGTGCATTGCCATGGAAGCCCTGGACCAGCTCCTCATGGCCTGTCACTGCCAGAGCATCAACCTCTTTGTGGAGAGCTTCCTGAAGATGGTGGCAAAGCTGCTGGAGTCCGAGAAGCCCAACCTGCAGATCCTAGGGACCAACTCG tTTGTGAAGTTTGCCAACATCGAGGAGGACACCCCATCCTATCATCGCAGCTATGACTTCTTTGTCTCCCGCTTCAGTGAGATGTGTCACTCCAGCCACGATGACTTGGACATCCGGACAAA GATCCGGATGTCCGGCATCAAAGGCCTGCAAGGTGTGGTGAGGAAGACAGTGAACGATGAACTCCAAGCCAACATCTGGGACCCACAGCACATGGATAAAATCGTGCCCTCATTGCTCTTCAACTTACAGAATGTGGAGGAGGCTGAAAG CCGCTCCCCCTCTCCGCTGCAAGCCactgagaaggagaaggagagtcCTACAGAGCTAGCGGAGAGGTGTCTGCGGGAGCTGCTGGGCCGAGCGGCGTACGGCAACATCAAGAACGCCATCAAACCCGTCCTCAT CCATCTGGATAACCACTCGCTCTGGGAGCCAAAGGTCTTTGCCACTTGCTGCTTCAGGATCATCATGTACTCAATCCAG ccaCAGCACTCGCATCTTGTgatccagcagctcctgggtcACTTGGATGCCAATAGCAAGAGCGCAGCCACTGTGCGTGCAGGCATTGTGGAGGTCCTGTCAGAGGCAGCGGTGATCGCAGCCTCTGGATCTGTTG GCCCCACGgtgctggaggtgtttaacaCCCTGCTGAGGCAACTGCGGCTCAGCATCGACTACGCGCTGACGGGAAGCTACGACTGCGCCACTGGTGTCAGCACCAAGATCATCAAGGAGCATGAGGAGAGGATGTTCCAGGAGGCTGTCATTAAAACCATTG GGTCCTTTGCGGGCACGCTGCCCACCTACCAGCAGTCTGAGGTGATGGTCTTCATCATGAACAAGGTGCCACTGCCCTCCTCGCAGCAGTCCATCGAGGCTGGCAAAGATGG GGAGAACCGGAATCGTCTGACACAGATAATGCTCCTGAAGTCCCTCCTCCAG GTCTCTGTGGGCTTCCAGTGCAGTAACATGCTTACGGCACTTCCCAGCGCCTTCCTGGAcaggctgctctctgcagccctCATGGAAGATCCTGAGATCCGCCTCTTTGTCCTGGAGATCCTCATCAGCTTCATCGATCGCCATGGGAACCGGCAGAAATTCTCCACCATCAC CACCATCAGCGACATCTCAGTCCTGAAGCTGAAAGTGGACAAATGCTCACGCCAAGATACTGTCTTCATGAAGAAG catggccagcagctGTACCGGCACATCTACCTGATATGCAAGGAGGAGAATAATGTGCAGGCTCACTATGAGGCTCTCTACAGCATGCTGATGCTCATCAGCATCGAGCTGGCTAACGAGGAGGTCGTGGTGGACCTCATCCGCCTGGTGCTGGCAGTACAG GAGATTGCCCAGATCAACGAGGATAACTTGACAGCGTACAACCGCTGCGCGCTCTTTGCCCTCGGCGCAGCTTATCTGAACCTCATCAGCCAGCTCATCACCGTGCCCACCTTCTGCCAGCACATCCATGAG GTCATCCAGACGCGACAGAAGGAAGCTCCCTATCTGCTCCCTGAAGATGTGTTTGTGGAGAGGCCCAG GTTGAGCAAGAGCCTTGACCGCCTGGGCCCAGAAGTCTTCTTCTGGCAAAGCAAGATCAGTGAGGTGCTGGGTGGCAGCGGATACAACGCGGACCGGCTCAGCACACCCTACATCCCCCAGCTGACAG atGAAGACCGCTTGTCCAAGAGGAAGAGTATCGGTGAGACCATTTCACTGCAGGTCGAAGTGGAGTCGAGGAACAGTCCTGAGCGCGAGCAG AGAGCGCCAGTGGAAGAGATCACGTACGAGACGCTGAAGAAAGCAATAG tAGACAGTGTCGctgtggaggagcaggagcgAGAGCGGAGGCGCCAAGTGGTGGAGAAATTTCAGAAAGCCCCCTTCGAGGAGATCGCTGCCCACTGTGGTGCCCGG GCGACACTGCTACAGAGCAAGCTCAACCAGATCTTTGAGATCACCATACG GCCACCACCAAGCCCCTCTGGCACCATCACAGCCGCCTATGGCCAGCCCCAAAACCACTCCATCCCGGTGTATGAGATGAAGTTCCCGGATCTCTGTGTGTACTGA